The genomic DNA GGCGTCTGCTGGACGAGATGGTGAATCTGACGAACCCCGCACGTGCCGAGGCAAATCGCAAGCTCTTGGACGAGATGATCCCCGACCGCGTACCCGCAGATTTGCTACACGCGGTATTGCGTTTGTTGTTGGCCGAGCAGGTGTCGATTCGAAACCTACCGCTGATCATCGAAGCAACTGCCGAAGCACGACAGATTCACAAGGCACCCGAGGCAATCTGCGAACACGTACGCCAACGGCTAGGTTTTCAATTGGTGGCTGGTTTGCAACGTGAAGACGGGTCTTTGCCACTGATCCAACTGGCCCCGGAATGGGAGGACACGTTTACAACCTATCAGGTTGATCAGGATCGTGGCCGACTGGATGTCGCCCTGCCACCGGAACTCTTCAACGCGCTTACGTCTGCGGTAGGAGAGGAAGTCTCACGCGTGTCAGAGCAGGGGGTGTTCCCGGCGATCGTCACCTCGACGGCGCGACGGCGGTTCCTGCGCACGGTCCTGTCGGCCAAGAGCATCAGCAATCCGGTTCTGTCATTCGAAGAAATCGGGCTTGAGGCGCGCCCGTCGCTGGTAGGAGTCGTTGCGGCATGAGCGAACTACCTGCGTTCATGGCGCTGTCGCAAGAGATTCTGTGGCTGCATGCCGTGGTCTTTTTACGGGTCGGACCGGTGATGTCGCTCTTCCCGGGGTTTGGAGAGCAATCTGTATCTGTGAGGATCAAGCTGGCACTCGCTCTGGTGTTCACGGTGATTGTCGCACCGGCGGTGGGCCCCAAGATCAACGGCGTATTCGGGAATGGTGCAGGTTTCATCTGGCTTGCCGTTTCCGAAACGGTGATCGGGTTGATCATCGGTATCGGATTGCGGCTGTTCTTGATGGCGCTTCAGACGGCGGGATCAATGGCGGCACAGGCGACCTCGCTCAGCCAAATCCTGGGTAGCGCCGGAATGGAGCCATTGCCGGCAATGGGCCATCTGCTGGTCGTGGGTGGAATGGCGCTGGCGATGATCCTTGATTTGCATGTACACGTGGCTGCGATGGTGATCGCGACCTATGGACTCTTCCCTGTGGGGGAGTTGCCAGAGGCGTCTGCATTGTCGCAATGGGGCGTGCGCCAAGTGTCGGGCGCCTTTGCGCTGGCGTTCCGCCTCGCGGCACCCTTTGTCATCGTCTCTGTGCTATACAACCTTACTTTGGGCATTATCAATCGGGCCATGCCGCAATTGATGGTGGTTTTCGTCGGTGCACCGGTAATCACCGCCGGAGGGTTGTTTCTGTTGTTCCTGCTCGCGCCAATGATGCTCGGCCTGTGGATGGCCGCACTGGAAGGCTATGTCGCGACCCCGTTCGGGGCAGGCTGATGGCTGGACCAGAAGAAGATACCGACAAATCCCACGAGCCAACACAGCACAAGCTGGACGAGGCGCGCAAGAAAGGTGAACTGGTTCGCTCCGCAGATTTCAACACTGCAGCGAGTTATATCGGTTTTCTGATCGCGGGCTTAGCGGGAGGGGTGTATTCCGTTCAGCAGATCGGAAACGTATTTCACGTCTTGTTGGAGCAACCAGATCGGCTTGCGCCGCTGATATTCGGTGGCGCTGCGACCGCGACGGTGGGCAGTTTGATGGCGGCGGTCTCATTGGGGCTTCTGGTGTGGTTTACCCTTCCGGCGGGGATCGCATTATTGTCGGTGGTTGCGCAACGCAGCATGGTCTTTGCCCCGAGCAAGCTGAAACCGAAGGCGTCGCGGCTTAACCCGGTGTCCAATGCCAAGAACAAATACGGCCCATCGGGTTTGTTTGAATTCGCCAAAAGTTTTGCCAAGCTGGTACTCTACTCTGCTCTGCTGGGTATCTACCTCAAATGGAGATTGCCTGAAATGAGTGGCACGTTGCATGCAGAGCCGCGCGGTATAGGCGCGTTGATGGCGCAAACGATCATCGAGTTCATGATGGTGGTGTGTGCGATCGCCCTGTCAATCGGTGCCGTTGATTATCTCTGGCAGCACTTTGATCACATGCGGCGCAATCGGATGTCGCATCGCGAGGTGCGCGACGAGCACAAACAAAACGAGGGCGACCCGCATATGAAGCAGGAACGTCGGGCGCGCGGCATGCAGTTTGCGGCTGAACAGATGATGGCAGATGTGCCGCAGGCAGATGTGGTTGTGGTCAATCCAACGCATTACGCCGTCGCGCTGAAATGGAGCAGGATGCCAGGGGCGGCCCCGGAATGTGTTGCCAAGGGTGTCGATCATATGGCGTTGGCGATCCGCGAGCTGGCGGTGACACATGGGGTGCCAGTGCGCCACGATCCTCCGACAGCACGCGCGCTTTATGCTACGACCGAAATCGGTCAAGAGATCGACGCGGACCAATATCGTGCGGTTGCCGCTGCGATTCGCTTTGCCGAGACGATGCGCCGACGTGCCGGAGCGCGCAAATGACGAACCAAGGGTTGTCGGATTTACAGCAGATTACGGATGCGCTGCTCGCCGCTGAGCAGGCCAAGATGCATGATATCCTGCAACGTGAGGCGCAGCTACGCCGCGCACTGGGCGATTTGGACCGGCACCGGCGGGATAATCTGGATCTGACCGCGGCCGAGTTGGCTGCGCCGCGTGCATTGGGGGCGGATATCGTCTGGCAGGGGTGGGTCGGACGGACCCGAACGCGACTTAACACAGAGCTGGCACGGGTGTTGGTCACCAAGGCAGATAAAATGGCCGCTCTGCACCGGGCCTTTGGCCGCAACGTGGCGATGGATCATCTGATCAACGACGCGCGCAGGGCAAGAGACAAGGCACAGGCGACACGAGAGGAGGCCACGCGGGCCGCTCAGATGATCATCTGTCCTGACGCGCGATATCGGTGATCAATACGCTTGTGACTTCTGCACCGACCACATGCTGAGCGACCTCAAGCAAGGACGCACGGAGGGTGTCCAATCTCTTGGCATCAGTAAATTCACCGTCGAAACCACCCATATTGGCGTGTTCGAAAAGTACCTGCAAAAACTTGTCGCGCAGCTTTGGCTCGCGCTCGTATACGGCTTCGGGCTGGTTCTTGGCCAACTCGATGCTGAGAGACATGACCACCAGCGCCTCTACCCTGTCAGGCGAGACAACGGGAATGACAAACTGGTTGTTCAACCTGACGAATGCCACGCCATCGGTGTTGGCATGATCGGTGTCGACATGGCCATCATCCGTGGGGCTTTTCTGCTCAGGGTGTTCCTCAGTGGTCATATTTTCGGTGTCATCCGTCTCGCCCGGAATCTGCGCCGGGCGCAGCGCCAAGCCCGCGCCGACGCCACCACCGATACCGATCAGCAACAAGATTATGGGAAGCAGTTTCTTCATCATCGCTACATATTCCTTTAGAATGGCAAAATGACGTCGAGAACCTGTTGACCGATCCGGGGCTGCTGTACGTCGGTGATCTGCCCGCGTCCGCCATAGGAAATCCGTGCCGAGGCGATCTTGTCATAAGTGATTTCGTTCTGGCGCGAGATGTCCTCGGGGCGGACATAGCCCGTGACCAGCAATTCGCGCATTTCGAAATTTACCCGAACTTCCTGACTGCCCTGAATCGACAGCACGCCATTGGGGAGCACTTGCATGATGGTCGCAGCGACGCGCAGGGTCAGCTCTTCGCGACGGCTGACGGAGCCATCGCCGCCGGAACGGCCGGAGGAATTGATCGAGACAGCGTCGGCCATGCTGGCACCGTCCGGTAGATCGCCGTCGATCCGCTGTGGGATACCGAACAGTTGCGGCACTCCCATGGTTTCGGATCCGCTGCGCGAGCGCGAGGTGGAATTTGATATTTCGGCCTCGTCATCAATCTCGATCACGACGGTCAGAATATCACCACGCCGGATTGCGCGACGATCGCCCAAGAGCGACTTGCGTCCTGCCGTCCACAGCGATGCCTCGTCGGCCTTTCGGTGCCGCTCGGTCGTGATAGGAAGATCGGAACCGAACATCGCCGCATGTTCAGGACTGTCTGAAACAGCAGTGAAATCAGGAGGCTTCCCGATGTGACCCGCGCGTTCGCACGCGGCAAGCAAGGCGATTATGGAAAGGCAGAATGCTGGGCGGATCATGTAAGTCATTCCTTAATGTGTGACACGCACGCGACCATCGGGCAGGACATGGCCGGAAACGGTGATGCGCGAAGCAAGGTTCATTGCGCGAATGCGCTCACCTGGGCCTGCGCGTGATAGCGAACGACCTTCGGTAGAGATGGTGACTCCGCTCTGATCGAACACCAGAATGATGATCTGGTTGCGCTCGACCACTGCGGGCGGGCCGATATCGCCGGGCCGAATAGGGCGACCGGGATAGAGAGCGACGCGTGCCTCTTGGCCAATGATGGCGCTGGCATCGCTGATGGCACCGACAATGTCGGCATCTTTTGCCACGATGTCCTGCGCAGTGATGAGCGTCTGTGCGCGGATCGTGCGGGTGGCGACAATCGTGTCGGCACATGCCGGGGATGCGTAGAGCAACCAAAGAACGAGGGGGATGCGCATTAGCGAATCTGTGTTGTCGCACCGAGCATCTGATCGGCAGCGGAAATCACCTTGGAGTTCAGCTCGTACCCGCGTTGGGCTTCGATAAGTTCTGTGACTTCGCGCACTGGATCAACAGAGCTGTCTTCCAGGTACCCTTGTCTGACTGTACCAAGCCCGTCCTGTCCGGGCGTGGTCGTGATTGGCGGGCCTGAGGCTTCGGTTTCTGTAAACAGGTTGCTACCGCGCGCTTCCAGTCCTTTGGCATTGGTGAAACCGACGAGATTGAGCTGCCCCAATTGCTGTGCCTCGGCCGTGTCCTGAAAATAGGCATAGACCTCGCCCGCGCCGTTGATTGAGATCGAGCGGGCATCCTCGGGAATTACGATCTCTGGTGCGAGGGTGAAACCATCAGAATTGACAACCACCCCCTCGGCAGATCGTTTGAACGCACCGTCACGCGTATATGCAGGCTGACCTGAGGGGAGAGTAATTTCAAAGTATCCATTGCCCTCAATCGCAAGGTCCAGATCCCCACCGGTAGCTGAAAGCGAACCCTGTTCTAGATGCACAGAAATGGCGGCGGGCCGGACGCCAAGACCCAGCTGAACACCTGTCGGGAGCACTGTGCCATCTGCGGCGTTCACAGTGCCGGGGCGCGTCATCTGCTGGTAGTGCAGATCGGCAAATTCAGCTCGACGTGTATTATAGCCGGTGGTGGACATGTTCGCGAGGTTGTTCGAGATCGTCTCGACCCGCATCTGCTGGGCGGCCATACCGGTGGCCGCGATTTTAAGGGCACGCATATCAGGCTCCTATCGTGAGGAAATAAAGGTTTGCAAGGCGGTGCGGAGGCGCTCGTTCTCGGCGTCGAGAAAGCTTTGGCCCATCTCATAGGCGCGTTGCACTTCGATCATCCGGGCGATCTGGCTGACCGGATCAACATTGGCACCCTCTAGGTACCCTTGCAGGATGCGCCCGTCAGGGGCGGGGGTTATCCCACCTTCCGATCGAAACATGACGCCATCTTCCCGAATGAGGCCATTCATATCGGTCGGCATCACCAGACCGATTTGCGTCAGAGGGGCGCCATTCGCGCTGACCGTGCCATCAGCGGCAACACTTACGTCGGTGGCGTCGGGCGGCACAAAGACCGGCGCACCGCCTGCATCAAGCACGCGATAGCCGCTGTTCGTAACC from Roseovarius pelagicus includes the following:
- a CDS encoding flagellar biosynthetic protein FliR encodes the protein MSELPAFMALSQEILWLHAVVFLRVGPVMSLFPGFGEQSVSVRIKLALALVFTVIVAPAVGPKINGVFGNGAGFIWLAVSETVIGLIIGIGLRLFLMALQTAGSMAAQATSLSQILGSAGMEPLPAMGHLLVVGGMALAMILDLHVHVAAMVIATYGLFPVGELPEASALSQWGVRQVSGAFALAFRLAAPFVIVSVLYNLTLGIINRAMPQLMVVFVGAPVITAGGLFLLFLLAPMMLGLWMAALEGYVATPFGAG
- a CDS encoding EscU/YscU/HrcU family type III secretion system export apparatus switch protein, whose product is MAGPEEDTDKSHEPTQHKLDEARKKGELVRSADFNTAASYIGFLIAGLAGGVYSVQQIGNVFHVLLEQPDRLAPLIFGGAATATVGSLMAAVSLGLLVWFTLPAGIALLSVVAQRSMVFAPSKLKPKASRLNPVSNAKNKYGPSGLFEFAKSFAKLVLYSALLGIYLKWRLPEMSGTLHAEPRGIGALMAQTIIEFMMVVCAIALSIGAVDYLWQHFDHMRRNRMSHREVRDEHKQNEGDPHMKQERRARGMQFAAEQMMADVPQADVVVVNPTHYAVALKWSRMPGAAPECVAKGVDHMALAIRELAVTHGVPVRHDPPTARALYATTEIGQEIDADQYRAVAAAIRFAETMRRRAGARK
- a CDS encoding flagellar basal body-associated FliL family protein, with the translated sequence MMKKLLPIILLLIGIGGGVGAGLALRPAQIPGETDDTENMTTEEHPEQKSPTDDGHVDTDHANTDGVAFVRLNNQFVIPVVSPDRVEALVVMSLSIELAKNQPEAVYEREPKLRDKFLQVLFEHANMGGFDGEFTDAKRLDTLRASLLEVAQHVVGAEVTSVLITDIARQDR
- the flgH gene encoding flagellar basal body L-ring protein FlgH; protein product: MTYMIRPAFCLSIIALLAACERAGHIGKPPDFTAVSDSPEHAAMFGSDLPITTERHRKADEASLWTAGRKSLLGDRRAIRRGDILTVVIEIDDEAEISNSTSRSRSGSETMGVPQLFGIPQRIDGDLPDGASMADAVSINSSGRSGGDGSVSRREELTLRVAATIMQVLPNGVLSIQGSQEVRVNFEMRELLVTGYVRPEDISRQNEITYDKIASARISYGGRGQITDVQQPRIGQQVLDVILPF
- the flgA gene encoding flagellar basal body P-ring formation chaperone FlgA, with amino-acid sequence MRIPLVLWLLYASPACADTIVATRTIRAQTLITAQDIVAKDADIVGAISDASAIIGQEARVALYPGRPIRPGDIGPPAVVERNQIIILVFDQSGVTISTEGRSLSRAGPGERIRAMNLASRITVSGHVLPDGRVRVTH
- the flgG gene encoding flagellar basal-body rod protein FlgG, with the translated sequence MRALKIAATGMAAQQMRVETISNNLANMSTTGYNTRRAEFADLHYQQMTRPGTVNAADGTVLPTGVQLGLGVRPAAISVHLEQGSLSATGGDLDLAIEGNGYFEITLPSGQPAYTRDGAFKRSAEGVVVNSDGFTLAPEIVIPEDARSISINGAGEVYAYFQDTAEAQQLGQLNLVGFTNAKGLEARGSNLFTETEASGPPITTTPGQDGLGTVRQGYLEDSSVDPVREVTELIEAQRGYELNSKVISAADQMLGATTQIR
- a CDS encoding flagellar hook-basal body complex protein produces the protein MDTIGYTTLTRQSGLMHEMQIVANNIANAATTGFRQEGLVFSEHVTRMQGGPSLSMASAQVRHTSMLQGALTQTGGTLDFAIEGDGFFLIETPQGERLTRAGSFAVSAEGDLVTNSGYRVLDAGGAPVFVPPDATDVSVAADGTVSANGAPLTQIGLVMPTDMNGLIREDGVMFRSEGGITPAPDGRILQGYLEGANVDPVSQIARMIEVQRAYEMGQSFLDAENERLRTALQTFISSR